Proteins encoded in a region of the Scrofimicrobium sp. R131 genome:
- a CDS encoding PLP-dependent aminotransferase family protein: MLPLVLDRESPVPLSAQISAGIRQLVAAGGLHAGQAVPSTRELATSLGVSRGTVVAAYDQLVAESYLEARPGSKTRVCHEVERTPRPRAQSDRGSVGAAPPVPNLAGESPAGSERLEDSTWREAWRTAARDSGEPVDPQGLLSTRRAIAEHLRLLRALAVDPDDIFLTGGAREGLLLTLLTLRQSGQALAVQSPGYPGLRGVAGRSGMATVEVASDEAGILPAEIPAAAGAVLVTPNHLYPLGSAMPAPRRLELLARVRELGAWLIEDDFDSEYRHLGPVLPTLWEQAPGQVLHLGTFNRVLTADAHLGYLIAPGPLREELRAARQDLGPGTSALAQRAVGTYLTHGGLRRRIARRRRDLTRRRQLIEQYLAPWKVQLHAGGLAIIRCSDEAARQVQQAAAERGVELRLLADYWQGPTQVPGLIFAYGRLAGARLEEQLQILAGALT; the protein is encoded by the coding sequence ATGCTTCCTCTGGTATTGGATCGCGAGAGCCCGGTCCCGCTCTCGGCTCAGATTTCTGCGGGGATCCGCCAACTGGTGGCCGCCGGAGGCCTGCACGCCGGACAGGCCGTGCCCTCCACTCGGGAGCTGGCCACCTCGCTGGGCGTGTCCCGTGGGACCGTGGTGGCCGCCTACGACCAGCTGGTGGCCGAGAGTTATTTGGAGGCGCGCCCGGGCAGCAAGACCAGGGTTTGTCACGAGGTGGAGCGAACCCCGCGCCCGAGGGCTCAGTCTGACCGCGGCTCGGTGGGAGCGGCGCCGCCGGTCCCCAATTTGGCCGGAGAGTCACCGGCTGGGAGCGAGCGGCTTGAGGATTCGACTTGGCGAGAGGCTTGGCGCACTGCCGCTCGCGACAGCGGGGAGCCGGTCGACCCCCAGGGCTTGCTCTCAACCCGCCGCGCCATCGCTGAGCACCTGCGTCTCCTGCGAGCCCTGGCCGTCGATCCGGACGACATCTTCCTGACCGGTGGTGCCCGGGAAGGGTTGCTGCTGACTCTGCTCACGTTGCGCCAGTCGGGCCAGGCGCTGGCGGTGCAGTCGCCCGGATATCCCGGCCTGCGCGGCGTTGCTGGGCGGTCGGGAATGGCGACGGTAGAGGTCGCTTCGGATGAAGCCGGGATCCTGCCGGCTGAGATTCCCGCGGCGGCCGGGGCGGTGCTGGTGACCCCCAACCACCTGTATCCCCTGGGCTCTGCCATGCCGGCCCCGCGTCGCCTCGAACTGTTGGCCCGGGTGCGAGAGCTGGGCGCCTGGCTGATTGAGGACGACTTCGATTCCGAATACCGCCACCTGGGTCCGGTGCTGCCGACCCTGTGGGAGCAGGCCCCCGGCCAGGTCCTGCACCTGGGCACCTTCAACCGGGTGCTGACCGCGGATGCTCACCTCGGCTACCTGATTGCCCCCGGTCCGCTGCGAGAGGAACTGCGAGCGGCGCGCCAGGATTTGGGGCCGGGCACCTCGGCCCTAGCCCAGCGAGCGGTCGGCACCTATCTGACGCACGGGGGTTTGCGGCGCCGGATTGCCCGCCGCCGGCGCGACCTGACGCGGCGACGCCAGCTGATTGAACAATACTTGGCCCCGTGGAAAGTCCAGCTTCACGCGGGGGGATTGGCGATAATCCGCTGCTCGGACGAGGCGGCCCGCCAGGTACAGCAGGCGGCGGCCGAGCGGGGGGTGGAGCTCCGGCTGCTGGCCGACTACTGGCAGGGGCCCACACAGGTGCCCGGGCTGATTTTTGCTTACGGTCGGCTGGCCGGCGCCCGCCTGGAGGAACAGCTGCAAATCCTGGCTGGGGCGCTGACCTAG
- a CDS encoding IS1249 family transposase: MGRPASTKKCQVCGWPGLVRNGTTSAGRQRWRCSSLGASTTKTRRDQIELSQFTQFISWVTGHDTQSSIDGTQTGRSFRKNIAWCWRIPIPAPPLTGEVHEQVFIDGTYLAYGWCLLVARSNTGLVVAWQWCHSENSAAYGKLLARIPPPLAVTTDGAGGALKAIKEHWPETTVQRCLLHVHRNNTRDLTQNPKTMAGKALLGLSRALLKVTSKTEAAKWATLLAAFHTEYSAYLKERTYARDNPLEAASRGKKPTGWWYTHERDRRVYHRLNRLYKAGDLFAYLTTAKQALERTTNPVESVNHQVKRVIKHHPGLSEDHLTCGIERVLHSYTHNPDTPKQILKAWHAAGEPTRRLIPKKPRTTTRLGPKQHDTGLSSEEGLYTRKGWAGRPLNNP; the protein is encoded by the coding sequence ATGGGAAGACCAGCATCAACAAAGAAGTGCCAGGTCTGTGGTTGGCCTGGCCTGGTTCGTAACGGCACTACCAGTGCTGGTAGGCAACGCTGGCGTTGCTCCTCGTTGGGAGCTAGTACCACTAAGACGCGCCGTGACCAGATAGAACTATCCCAGTTCACACAGTTCATTTCTTGGGTGACAGGTCATGACACGCAATCCAGTATCGATGGCACTCAGACAGGCCGATCATTCAGGAAAAACATCGCCTGGTGCTGGAGGATACCTATCCCTGCCCCGCCCCTCACGGGTGAGGTTCACGAGCAGGTCTTCATTGATGGGACCTACCTGGCCTACGGCTGGTGCCTCCTAGTCGCTCGCAGCAACACCGGGCTCGTAGTTGCGTGGCAGTGGTGCCACAGCGAGAACAGCGCGGCCTACGGCAAGCTCCTGGCCCGCATCCCCCCTCCACTGGCCGTGACTACTGACGGGGCAGGAGGAGCATTGAAAGCCATCAAGGAACACTGGCCAGAAACCACCGTTCAACGGTGCTTGTTGCACGTACACCGCAACAACACCCGCGACCTGACCCAGAATCCGAAGACCATGGCAGGTAAGGCCCTCCTTGGCTTATCCAGAGCCCTCCTGAAGGTCACCAGCAAGACCGAGGCAGCCAAGTGGGCTACTCTTCTTGCTGCCTTCCACACCGAATACTCCGCATATTTGAAAGAACGCACCTACGCGCGTGACAACCCTTTAGAGGCTGCATCCCGGGGCAAGAAACCCACGGGCTGGTGGTACACCCACGAGCGAGACCGCCGCGTCTACCATCGACTCAACCGCCTTTACAAGGCTGGCGATCTCTTCGCCTACCTCACCACCGCCAAACAGGCACTAGAACGCACGACGAACCCTGTGGAATCCGTGAACCACCAAGTCAAGAGGGTCATCAAACACCACCCAGGCTTATCTGAAGACCACCTGACCTGCGGGATCGAACGGGTCCTGCATTCCTACACCCACAACCCTGACACCCCCAAGCAAATCTTGAAAGCCTGGCATGCTGCCGGTGAACCCACCCGAAGGCTCATCCCCAAAAAACCCCGCACGACCACACGCCTAGGACCCAAGCAACACGACACCGGCCTCAGCAGCGAAGAAGGCCTCTACACCAGAAAAGGCTGGGCCGGACGACCACTAAACAACCCATGA
- a CDS encoding MMPL family transporter gives MFTWLGKFTTRHPIAVIISWVVAVALSGVAVLWGFGQGGLFQRMETSEFGIPGTDSEKVMHLTEPEEEGGPVSLLAVTGVPVDSDEDRVAQFAKDNRDLFDGEYVESVSDAFLISEKQAEAEAEAEAKLTDTIAEQVEKAMAPITEQAQSAQAQAEAQIQAQVDQAALAGPDFQAAAEAQAQEARAQLAAETKTQLDQARAQVQTQVEQEVRRQADEARNTPEAQEQLAEVEQQRQSLLSNQGTGYVVVVTRQADLDQEQLDQSRVELDEATDTYRANLQAEFPGADIQEMSEEHMSDVIMATVQSDLVKGETLGLPVAALLMLIVFGGAIAAGMPLIGAISAIAAGMGALWVSTFVTTVDSFILNVVSIIGVALSIDYGLLVVSRFREESRHLQESLGEGRSAHHLKQKVVFPGVLATVQTAGRTVLFSAVTITFSLAGLLLMRIHMLQMIAWGGIVVTLLAVLAAITLVPALLTLWGRKLLKPSPIAKIPGVGRLIYLVGDHSTDHGFFAGLAKWVQRRPWLVMIGVGLALVAMALPLRGLELRNNFSDYIPDGKPLRSAYDTIEQEYPSLASPSVSAVVDADNQSEAVTRFVDEVEAIPGVETVTAEPLERDEDLTLIQIRVDSLDQAGPEVTEVMLAVRDLDVGTPVWVGGSAAGQWDFTHAIAQDAPWALAVVAAAVMILLFLMTGSLVVPIRALIINALSLLASLGVTTAIFEHGWFGVPQTSGLVTFIVACMIAFGFGLAMDYEVFLLARIKEYWDQGLDNNTAVARGLQRSGRIITSAAAIIVAVFIGFSMGEMVAIKQIGVALAIMVITDATLTRLFLVPATMTVLGKWNWWAPKPLARLAEKIGLRE, from the coding sequence ATGTTCACCTGGCTGGGGAAATTCACCACTCGCCATCCAATTGCGGTGATTATTTCCTGGGTGGTAGCCGTGGCCCTATCGGGGGTAGCCGTCCTCTGGGGATTCGGTCAAGGCGGACTGTTTCAGCGGATGGAAACCTCCGAGTTTGGGATTCCCGGGACCGATTCCGAAAAGGTCATGCACCTGACAGAGCCGGAAGAAGAGGGAGGCCCGGTCTCACTCCTGGCGGTGACGGGGGTACCGGTCGACTCGGACGAGGACCGGGTGGCCCAGTTCGCCAAGGACAACCGGGACCTGTTTGACGGCGAATACGTCGAATCGGTTTCCGATGCCTTCCTCATCTCGGAAAAGCAAGCGGAGGCCGAGGCAGAAGCCGAAGCGAAACTGACCGACACCATTGCCGAGCAGGTCGAGAAGGCAATGGCGCCGATTACCGAGCAGGCGCAGAGCGCACAGGCCCAAGCCGAAGCGCAGATTCAAGCCCAGGTGGATCAGGCCGCCCTGGCCGGCCCGGACTTCCAAGCCGCGGCGGAAGCACAGGCGCAGGAAGCCCGCGCCCAACTGGCCGCCGAGACGAAGACGCAGTTGGACCAGGCCCGCGCCCAAGTGCAAACCCAGGTGGAACAGGAAGTGCGGCGTCAAGCCGACGAGGCCCGCAACACCCCCGAAGCGCAGGAACAACTGGCCGAAGTAGAGCAGCAGCGCCAGTCGCTGCTCTCAAATCAGGGGACCGGCTACGTGGTGGTGGTGACCCGCCAGGCCGACCTGGACCAGGAGCAACTGGACCAGTCGCGGGTCGAACTGGATGAAGCTACCGACACCTACCGGGCCAACCTGCAGGCAGAGTTCCCGGGAGCCGACATTCAGGAAATGTCGGAAGAACACATGTCCGACGTCATTATGGCTACGGTTCAATCCGATTTGGTTAAGGGGGAAACCCTCGGTCTGCCGGTGGCCGCCCTGCTGATGCTAATCGTCTTTGGCGGGGCAATTGCCGCCGGTATGCCCTTGATTGGGGCCATTAGCGCCATTGCCGCCGGGATGGGGGCCCTCTGGGTTTCCACTTTCGTCACCACCGTCGACTCATTCATCCTGAACGTGGTGTCCATCATCGGGGTGGCCCTGTCAATTGATTACGGGTTGCTGGTGGTGTCCAGGTTCCGCGAGGAATCCAGGCACCTGCAAGAGAGCCTCGGGGAGGGAAGATCTGCGCACCACCTGAAGCAAAAAGTGGTGTTCCCGGGCGTGCTGGCCACCGTCCAAACAGCCGGTCGAACCGTGTTGTTCTCCGCCGTGACCATCACCTTCTCACTGGCGGGCTTGCTGCTGATGCGGATCCACATGCTGCAGATGATTGCCTGGGGTGGCATCGTCGTCACCCTTTTGGCGGTCCTGGCGGCCATCACCCTGGTCCCGGCCCTGCTGACCCTCTGGGGGCGAAAACTGCTCAAACCGTCACCGATTGCCAAGATTCCGGGGGTGGGCCGGCTGATCTACCTGGTGGGGGATCACAGCACCGACCACGGGTTCTTTGCCGGGCTGGCGAAGTGGGTGCAGCGCCGACCGTGGCTGGTCATGATCGGGGTTGGCTTGGCTCTGGTGGCAATGGCATTGCCGCTGCGCGGACTGGAGCTGCGGAACAACTTCTCTGACTACATTCCCGATGGGAAGCCACTCAGGTCCGCGTACGACACCATTGAGCAGGAGTACCCCTCGCTGGCCAGTCCCTCGGTCAGTGCCGTGGTCGATGCGGACAATCAGAGTGAAGCGGTCACCCGGTTCGTTGATGAAGTTGAGGCCATCCCCGGGGTGGAAACGGTGACCGCTGAACCGCTGGAGCGAGACGAGGACCTAACTCTGATCCAGATTCGGGTGGACTCGCTCGACCAGGCCGGGCCCGAAGTGACCGAGGTGATGTTGGCGGTCCGCGACCTGGACGTGGGGACCCCGGTCTGGGTGGGTGGCTCCGCTGCCGGACAGTGGGACTTCACCCACGCGATTGCTCAGGATGCCCCGTGGGCGCTGGCGGTGGTCGCAGCGGCGGTGATGATTCTGCTGTTCCTGATGACCGGTTCGCTGGTGGTGCCGATCCGGGCCCTGATCATTAACGCCCTGTCGCTGCTGGCTTCCCTGGGGGTGACCACGGCGATCTTTGAGCACGGGTGGTTTGGGGTACCTCAGACCAGCGGTTTGGTTACATTCATTGTGGCCTGCATGATCGCCTTCGGGTTCGGGTTGGCAATGGACTATGAAGTGTTCTTGCTGGCCCGAATTAAGGAGTACTGGGACCAGGGGTTGGACAACAATACGGCGGTTGCGCGGGGACTCCAGCGTTCCGGGCGGATTATCACCTCGGCTGCCGCCATCATTGTGGCTGTGTTCATTGGGTTCTCCATGGGTGAGATGGTGGCGATCAAGCAGATCGGGGTGGCATTGGCGATCATGGTGATCACCGACGCCACCCTGACCCGCCTGTTCCTGGTGCCCGCCACCATGACTGTGCTGGGCAAGTGGAACTGGTGGGCGCCAAAGCCGCTGGCGCGCCTGGCCGAGAAGATCGGTCTGCGCGAATAG
- a CDS encoding permease prefix domain 1-containing protein, producing MEIINAYLETMFAPYPNTARLQAAKAELKQMMEDAYVEARAGGATENEAVGQVITEFGNLDEVAGALGIATDVQAPVGSDRTLPLAEAMDFAQERERTQPVLALAVSLFVLSPTVLIALQAPSWNPLGDGVRVLVGLAFLLILVAVGVAVLVKRDSDLSRFHQINHGHFDPSPELIRWAEALREQHRPRRTRALVAAICLWVCSVLPFLAAIPFDEAAPGGDSAILLWGVPGTLILVALGLAIFLPADWASEVADQLVKPEEEDEEWKDAPPLVRAVMAAYWPLVVTIYLAWSFLSDAWGSSWVIFPIAGVLFGAMSAFLGAWKAKDQQR from the coding sequence ATGGAAATCATCAACGCCTATCTAGAGACGATGTTCGCTCCCTACCCGAACACGGCCCGGCTCCAAGCCGCCAAGGCAGAGCTCAAACAGATGATGGAGGATGCCTACGTGGAGGCGCGAGCCGGGGGCGCCACCGAGAACGAGGCGGTCGGGCAGGTGATCACCGAGTTTGGGAACCTGGACGAGGTGGCCGGCGCGCTTGGGATCGCCACCGACGTCCAGGCCCCGGTGGGCTCGGATCGCACCCTGCCCCTAGCTGAAGCCATGGACTTCGCGCAGGAGCGCGAGCGGACCCAGCCGGTGCTGGCGCTCGCAGTCTCCCTGTTCGTCCTCAGCCCAACGGTGCTGATCGCACTGCAGGCACCCAGCTGGAATCCCCTGGGAGATGGGGTCCGGGTCCTGGTGGGCTTGGCCTTCCTCCTGATCCTGGTGGCAGTCGGCGTCGCCGTTTTGGTCAAACGAGACAGTGATCTGAGCCGGTTCCACCAGATCAACCACGGCCATTTTGATCCGAGCCCCGAACTCATCCGCTGGGCAGAGGCTCTGCGCGAGCAGCATCGCCCCCGGCGCACCCGGGCCCTCGTGGCGGCGATCTGCCTGTGGGTGTGCTCGGTCCTTCCTTTTTTGGCAGCCATCCCGTTTGACGAGGCGGCCCCCGGCGGTGACAGCGCGATCCTCCTTTGGGGGGTGCCCGGCACGCTGATTCTGGTCGCCCTGGGCCTGGCCATTTTCCTGCCGGCGGACTGGGCGTCGGAGGTGGCCGACCAACTGGTCAAACCGGAAGAGGAAGACGAAGAGTGGAAGGACGCCCCGCCGCTGGTTCGAGCGGTAATGGCCGCCTACTGGCCGCTGGTGGTCACCATCTACCTGGCCTGGAGTTTCCTCTCTGACGCCTGGGGCAGCTCGTGGGTGATTTTCCCAATTGCCGGGGTCCTCTTCGGAGCCATGTCCGCATTCCTGGGCGCCTGGAAAGCCAAGGATCAGCAGCGCTAA
- a CDS encoding VaFE repeat-containing surface-anchored protein, with the protein MKKTMYRIHLLVVLLLSGLIVALPAGASDSDDPFAQFYETRPHTEDLLAAGELEPLSELPADFGSDQYLTRTYGVDAKEAGLILAPTRSARSIQPDLEEKMWRPMVIIDTPGVSTLRTAYGAVINFANAQPEVPAYCVDLAQEGPVGLNGTVRQLTGDELSQLSKYSPPARYALTTAQVAQVLKAYGSAGTTTDALDAAAVALLVHVNFEQSANADEYVGAYLATWESNIPDIDLGTTGAQRLAAAERIAAWTRSHTPVTWDTPELVRTTGPDRAVLTNVAVRDAEGNPIPGIPFTAVLNGGARFDSNNSTVLEGTTGSEPASLPIHMVSNGAASAKINYRNQVHSLVYSKPTESGYQSTISTPTRSSTELVVRKSANLALAGLFIPAITSDVSGAFVPMPTQTDAEVSPNYLVVDRSPGIVGDHLLVTALPNQPVSLWIGVGGTLPGDPGYQPIPIKFTGVAYHTGEEPPEYQEDVPADAVEVARLELTADRGPGLYSVSSELPDSFPAGGFITWVWSMDPSAQTQVEPEDRRYLPEAWHDVFGATDEITSVRWPGKVESNLKVHETNDHTYLVDDVWISKLPASHPDFAGERHFGADHPEITQELYFWPEGTPILPGSTEGADLIGATKIPAANGFYPSVGNLEYRLRVDEEGRPTPGTYQVVHSFPGDDRVSPFQSPIPDRTEQHVVTRPSLHTTATDLKSGKKVVAPIKSATVRDQVCYQGLDTGLKYTLTGTLVNRKTEQPVSPPVTKEFTPAQPEGCIDVELPVSADQLAGSTLVAFEELSRDGTVLARHADLDDEGQTVTVGTPPKPLAKTGVTGTFLWIVGLGLLGLGASLLYGVRRS; encoded by the coding sequence GTGAAGAAGACAATGTATCGAATACACCTGCTGGTGGTGCTCCTCCTCAGCGGGCTCATCGTGGCTCTACCGGCTGGGGCGAGCGACAGCGACGATCCGTTCGCACAGTTTTACGAGACTCGGCCCCACACGGAGGATCTGCTGGCGGCGGGCGAACTTGAACCACTGTCTGAACTTCCGGCCGACTTTGGCTCGGACCAGTATCTGACCCGCACCTACGGTGTCGACGCGAAGGAGGCCGGTTTGATCCTGGCGCCCACCCGGTCGGCCCGGTCAATTCAGCCGGACTTGGAAGAAAAAATGTGGCGCCCAATGGTCATCATCGACACACCGGGGGTCTCCACGCTTCGCACCGCCTACGGTGCCGTGATCAACTTCGCGAACGCCCAACCCGAGGTGCCCGCCTACTGCGTGGACTTGGCCCAGGAGGGACCCGTGGGGCTGAATGGAACCGTTCGCCAGCTCACCGGGGACGAGCTGAGCCAGCTCTCAAAGTACTCTCCACCGGCTCGCTACGCACTAACCACCGCTCAAGTCGCGCAGGTACTCAAAGCTTACGGTTCGGCCGGGACAACGACAGATGCACTTGACGCCGCCGCCGTGGCACTGCTGGTCCACGTCAACTTTGAGCAGTCAGCCAACGCAGATGAGTACGTTGGGGCCTATCTAGCCACGTGGGAGTCGAACATTCCCGACATCGACCTGGGCACCACCGGAGCCCAACGATTGGCTGCTGCCGAGCGGATTGCCGCTTGGACCCGGTCCCACACGCCGGTCACCTGGGACACCCCCGAACTGGTCCGCACTACCGGACCGGATCGGGCGGTCCTGACGAATGTGGCGGTTCGTGATGCTGAAGGCAACCCGATTCCGGGGATTCCATTCACCGCGGTGCTGAATGGCGGCGCCCGCTTTGACAGCAACAACTCGACCGTTCTGGAAGGAACAACCGGTTCGGAGCCGGCAAGCCTGCCGATCCACATGGTCAGCAATGGCGCCGCTTCGGCGAAAATCAACTACCGCAATCAGGTTCACTCGCTGGTCTACTCAAAACCGACCGAGTCGGGATATCAGAGCACGATCTCCACTCCGACCCGTTCTTCCACAGAGCTAGTGGTGCGCAAATCTGCCAATCTGGCCCTGGCCGGCCTCTTTATCCCTGCCATTACCTCTGATGTGAGCGGCGCTTTCGTCCCAATGCCAACTCAGACCGACGCTGAAGTCTCCCCCAACTACCTCGTGGTGGACCGGTCTCCAGGAATCGTCGGCGATCACCTGCTGGTTACAGCCTTGCCGAACCAACCTGTCTCACTGTGGATTGGTGTGGGCGGCACTCTTCCCGGTGACCCCGGCTACCAGCCGATCCCGATCAAGTTCACCGGGGTGGCCTACCATACCGGCGAGGAGCCGCCTGAGTACCAGGAAGATGTTCCCGCGGACGCGGTTGAGGTGGCTCGATTGGAACTGACTGCCGACCGTGGGCCCGGCCTCTACTCCGTGAGCTCAGAGTTGCCCGACTCCTTCCCGGCCGGCGGGTTCATTACCTGGGTCTGGTCCATGGATCCAAGTGCCCAAACACAGGTGGAGCCGGAGGATCGAAGATACCTGCCCGAGGCCTGGCACGATGTTTTCGGAGCCACCGACGAGATCACGTCTGTGCGCTGGCCCGGAAAGGTTGAGTCGAACCTAAAGGTGCATGAGACCAACGACCACACCTACCTGGTTGACGATGTCTGGATCTCCAAGCTGCCCGCCTCCCACCCCGATTTTGCCGGGGAACGGCATTTTGGAGCCGACCACCCAGAGATCACGCAGGAACTCTACTTTTGGCCCGAGGGGACGCCAATATTGCCCGGCAGCACGGAGGGAGCCGACCTGATTGGTGCAACCAAGATTCCGGCCGCCAACGGGTTCTACCCGTCGGTGGGAAACCTGGAGTATCGCCTGCGGGTTGACGAGGAGGGCCGGCCCACTCCCGGAACCTACCAGGTGGTCCACTCTTTCCCGGGTGACGATCGGGTGAGCCCGTTTCAATCCCCAATCCCCGACCGGACCGAACAGCACGTGGTCACCCGGCCGAGCCTGCACACGACCGCGACCGACCTGAAGTCTGGGAAGAAGGTGGTTGCCCCGATCAAGAGTGCGACCGTTCGAGATCAGGTCTGCTATCAGGGATTGGATACCGGCCTTAAGTACACCCTGACGGGCACCCTGGTGAACCGCAAGACCGAGCAGCCGGTGAGCCCACCCGTCACGAAGGAGTTCACCCCGGCCCAACCGGAGGGGTGCATCGACGTCGAGCTGCCGGTTTCCGCTGACCAGTTGGCCGGATCGACCCTGGTGGCCTTTGAGGAGTTATCCCGAGACGGCACGGTCCTGGCCCGCCACGCTGACCTGGACGACGAAGGACAAACTGTGACCGTGGGAACTCCCCCGAAACCGCTGGCTAAGACCGGCGTGACGGGCACTTTCCTCTGGATCGTCGGGTTGGGGCTCCTGGGCCTGGGCGCATCTCTCCTGTACGGAGTTCGGCGCTCCTAA
- the pdxS gene encoding pyridoxal 5'-phosphate synthase lyase subunit PdxS, which translates to MSKTEITNQLRGTVIMDVVTPEQARIAADAGAGAVMALERVPADIRAEGGVARMSDPDLIDGIIQAVSVPVMAKARIGHFVEAQVLESLGVDYVDESEVLSPADYVHHIDKHQFKVPFVCGATNLGEALRRIQEGASMIRSKGEAGTGDVSEATKHLRTILGQIGEITGLPESELYVAAKELQAPFELVAQVARTGKLPVPLFVAGGVATPADAAMMMQLGADGVFVGSGIFKSGNPQRRARAIVEAVQAYDQPAKIAEVSRGLGEAMVGINVADLPAPHRLADRGW; encoded by the coding sequence ATGAGCAAAACAGAAATTACCAACCAACTGCGCGGAACCGTGATCATGGACGTTGTCACCCCGGAGCAGGCCCGAATTGCCGCCGACGCGGGCGCGGGCGCCGTGATGGCGTTAGAACGGGTCCCCGCTGACATCCGCGCGGAGGGCGGGGTGGCCAGAATGAGCGATCCCGACCTGATCGACGGGATCATTCAGGCGGTCTCGGTTCCCGTGATGGCCAAGGCCCGCATCGGTCACTTCGTCGAGGCGCAGGTCCTGGAATCACTGGGGGTGGACTACGTGGACGAGTCCGAGGTGCTCTCACCCGCCGACTACGTCCACCACATCGACAAGCACCAGTTCAAGGTGCCGTTCGTGTGCGGTGCCACCAACCTGGGGGAAGCCCTGCGGAGAATCCAAGAGGGCGCGTCCATGATCCGCTCCAAGGGAGAAGCGGGAACGGGCGACGTGTCCGAAGCGACCAAGCACCTGCGCACCATTTTGGGCCAAATCGGGGAAATCACCGGGCTGCCCGAGTCGGAACTGTACGTCGCCGCGAAGGAGCTCCAGGCTCCGTTCGAGCTGGTGGCCCAGGTGGCCCGCACCGGCAAGCTCCCGGTTCCCCTGTTTGTCGCCGGCGGGGTGGCAACTCCGGCCGATGCCGCCATGATGATGCAGTTGGGGGCTGACGGCGTCTTTGTCGGCTCGGGGATCTTCAAGTCCGGCAACCCGCAGCGGCGGGCGCGGGCCATCGTCGAGGCCGTGCAGGCTTACGACCAGCCAGCCAAGATCGCCGAGGTCTCGCGCGGGTTGGGTGAGGCCATGGTCGGCATCAACGTTGCCGACCTGCCGGCCCCACACCGTCTGGCCGACCGCGGCTGGTAG
- a CDS encoding DNA-3-methyladenine glycosylase 2 family protein translates to MNFSYGEVELAHLRARDRRLGRVIDQLGLIERRVEPDLFASIVRSIVGQQISTTAQRTVWERLVARYEGINPAALAGAATHELQALGMSHRKAEYIVGFAQAVHTGALDLDRVAALPDQEAIAALSSIRGIGRWTAEMTLLFSLQRPDIFAFDDLGIQRGLRMVYRHRDIDRARFERFRRRYSPYGSVASLYLWAVAGGAVPELTDPRR, encoded by the coding sequence ATGAACTTCTCATACGGCGAGGTGGAGCTGGCTCACCTGCGGGCGCGGGACCGACGACTCGGACGGGTGATCGACCAGTTGGGCCTGATCGAACGGAGAGTCGAACCGGATCTGTTCGCCTCGATTGTTCGCTCCATCGTGGGGCAGCAGATCTCCACCACCGCCCAGCGAACCGTGTGGGAGCGGCTTGTTGCCCGTTACGAGGGGATCAATCCGGCCGCGCTGGCCGGGGCTGCAACGCACGAACTTCAGGCCCTGGGCATGTCCCACCGGAAAGCGGAGTACATTGTCGGGTTTGCCCAGGCGGTCCACACCGGTGCCCTGGACCTGGACCGGGTGGCGGCCCTGCCCGACCAGGAGGCGATCGCCGCTCTGTCCTCGATCCGGGGGATCGGCCGCTGGACCGCGGAGATGACCCTGCTCTTCAGCCTGCAGCGGCCCGACATCTTCGCGTTCGATGATCTGGGGATCCAGCGAGGTCTGCGGATGGTCTATCGCCACCGAGACATTGACCGAGCGCGGTTTGAGCGGTTCCGGCGGCGCTACTCCCCGTACGGTTCGGTTGCCAGTCTCTACCTGTGGGCGGTCGCCGGGGGAGCGGTTCCAGAACTGACCGACCCGCGGCGTTAG
- a CDS encoding PadR family transcriptional regulator, with the protein MISADSIRGYVDIMVLAILERAPSYAYEIAKIINQEAAGQYTIKQTTLYSAVKRLEASGYVSPFEAVSDSGKTRTYYQLTPAGQGALTDKCAEWETTKVVVDRFVEGRR; encoded by the coding sequence ATGATCAGCGCCGACTCAATCCGCGGTTACGTCGACATCATGGTGTTGGCGATCCTGGAACGCGCCCCCTCCTACGCATACGAGATAGCCAAAATCATCAATCAGGAAGCAGCCGGGCAGTACACAATCAAGCAGACCACGCTCTACTCGGCGGTCAAACGCCTGGAAGCCAGCGGATACGTCAGCCCGTTTGAGGCCGTTTCCGATTCGGGAAAAACTCGCACCTACTACCAACTCACCCCCGCCGGGCAGGGAGCCCTGACCGACAAATGCGCGGAATGGGAGACCACCAAGGTCGTGGTCGATCGCTTCGTGGAAGGACGACGCTAA